The Lutibacter profundi region TGGAACAAAAAATTGAATTTATTTGTGAATGGAGAACTGGAAAATATACCATCACAGAATTATGTAAAAACTTTGAAATCTCAAGACCCACCGCCTATAAGTTAATAAATAGGTTTGAAAAACAAGGTTTTGAAGGCTTAAAAGAGCAATCAAGAACTCCAAAGGAACATCCAAATGCGACAAAGGAAAATATTGTTGATGGGATACTTAAATTAAAGAAAAAACACCCACGCTGGGGAGCTAAAAAAATCAATAAACTATTGTTTAACGATTTTACAGAAAATGAGATCCCCTCGGTGGTTACTGTTCACAACATACTCAAAAGACACGGTTTAGTATGCCCTCAAAAAAGGTTAAGAAGAGTCAAACCTGTATATCCTATTTTTGATCCAAAAGTGTGTAATGAAGTATGGAGTGCAGATTACAAAGGAAAGTTTTTAATGGGTAATAAAGTGTATTGTCACCCACTGACCATTGCTGATTCCAAAAGTAGATTTTTATTCACAGCTAAAGGACATTATAAAGAAACTTTAAAGTACGCAAAGGCTGAATTTACAAAGGTTTTTAGGAAATATGGAATCCCTAAACAACTCCACACAGACAACGGAAGTCCCTTTGGGTCTGTTCGTGCTATTCAACGATTTACACAACTCTCCTATTGGTTTATTGAACTTGGAATTACACCCGTTTTTTCTGACCCAGCACACCCAGAACAAAACGGAAGACACGAACGTATGCATCGCGATTTAAAAGCGGCTTGTGCCAAACCTTCAGCCTATGACTTAAAAGCACAACAAAGACGTTTAAATCACTTTGTAAAAGAATATAATCACATAAGACCTCACGAAGCTTTAGGGATGGAAACACCTGCTTCAATGCATAACTTTTCCACCAGACCTTTTCCTGAAAAAATACCTAACTTTGACTATAATTCAAATCTCAAAATTTTAAAAGTAACTCAAAATGGAGCAATCAGATGGAAGTCGTATTATTGGGTATATTTAACAGCAGCTTTAAAAGGAAAATACGTAGGTATTGAAGATTTAGGTAATGGAATTTGGAAAGTCTTTTATAGAGACGTATTTTTAGGTTTCTTTAATGAAACACAATTAAGAAATAAAGAAAAGTCAATAAGGTTAGAAACTAATTTAGTGTAAAGTCTAATCTTTAACTTGTGTAAACTATGTCTCTTAACGAACATTGGAAATTTCGTTTTTTAGGATAAAAAGTTCATTAAAATTATAATATTAACTATCGGAAAAATCTCTGATTAAGGAATGAATCGTTCAGATTGATTTTCTAAGTGAACAGATTGATTTTCAGAACGCACAGATTTGAGAAATGAAACGTAAAAAACTGTTGAATTGCACAGATTTTAGAAATGAATCGCACAAAATGAGAAATGACACGAATAGAGAAATGAATCCGATTTTATGTTCATTTCGGAGAAAAATATGATTGAAAAATGGTAACTAAACCGATAAAATAGCAAGATTTTATTCTCATTTCGCACAAACGGAGAAAGATTAAATAAAATACAAAAAATCAGATAATACCGAAATTGAAAAATGATTGAAAACAACTAATTGCAACAAATCATAAAATTTATGCTTAAATATGGATTTAGTACGAAATGACAAACATTTTAACAAACCGATTTGCTACAACCGAAAAATCTCCGATTTCTCAGTCGCACAAATCTTATAAAAGCCGTTGGGCTTCATACGGACAAAAATATTCACTGATTAAAAATGTAATTTATATTTTTTGTAACTTTGACTAAAATATGATAAAAATGAATGTTCAAACTTCTAAAATAGAGTTACTAAAAATGATTCTCAACATTGAGAATGACAAATTCATTGAGAAAATAACAGAATTTATTCAAAAAGAAAAAGTAGATTTTTGGAGTGAGTTGAGTTTATCTGAACAAAAAGAAATTCAAAAAGGGATTAAAGAGTTGAATAAAGGAAAAAGAGTTGAGTATTCTGAGTTTTTGAAAAAGATTTCTTAATGAAAGTATTTTTATCAGAATTAGCTGAAACTAAACTTCTAAAACTGAGCAATTTTTTATTAGAAAATTGGAATTTAAAAGTTAGGAATGATTTTATTAAAAAACTGACTTCTAAAATTGACCAAATTTCTGAACAACCTGAAAGCTGTCCACAATCATCTGAATTTAACGGACTTTTTAAATGTGTTGTTACAAAACAGACAACTTTCTACTACAGAATAAACCCTGACAGAAATGAAATTGAGATTATTACTGTTTTTGACACAAGACAAAATCCAAATAAATTAGAAAAAGATATAAAGTAAGTACGAAAGCCCAACACCTCATAAAATTTATGCTTACATTTAAACTAAATAACAAACCGACAAACATTCAACTAACGATTTGCTACAACCGAAAAATCTCCGATTTTTATGTCGCACAAATCTTATAAAACCCGTTGTAACCAATTACTAAATTCAACTCAAAAATGACAAAGAGAGTTGAAATTTAACAAAAAAAGAGCTGAATGAAATATTTATATTTTACAATTCATAATTTTTATACAAAAAAAATTAAGATACAACGATTAAATGATTCGCCTGATTTCTATTGCGAAATGGGAATTTCTATCCTTGAAACAATGTTTCTTTTCTCGTTGATTGACTACTATTTAATTCTTAATTTTAGTGGTGAGTATATTGACTATTCCAAATGGATTCCTTTAATGACAATTGCTGCTCTTTATGGAATAAATCATTATTATTTCAAAAACAGAAAAGAAAAATTACTGGAAAAAATATTAAAAAAACCAAATTCTACAAAAAGAGTAATTAACTCTATTTCATCATTGATTATTTTATTAACGGTTTTCTTGTTTTTTTATACTGGATATCTGATTAGAACCAATAATGGATTTTAAAAAACTGGTTACAACACCTCATAAAATTTATGCTTACATTTAAACAAAATAACAAACCGACAAACATTCAACAAACGAT contains the following coding sequences:
- a CDS encoding integrase core domain-containing protein, encoding MPWKETTTMEQKIEFICEWRTGKYTITELCKNFEISRPTAYKLINRFEKQGFEGLKEQSRTPKEHPNATKENIVDGILKLKKKHPRWGAKKINKLLFNDFTENEIPSVVTVHNILKRHGLVCPQKRLRRVKPVYPIFDPKVCNEVWSADYKGKFLMGNKVYCHPLTIADSKSRFLFTAKGHYKETLKYAKAEFTKVFRKYGIPKQLHTDNGSPFGSVRAIQRFTQLSYWFIELGITPVFSDPAHPEQNGRHERMHRDLKAACAKPSAYDLKAQQRRLNHFVKEYNHIRPHEALGMETPASMHNFSTRPFPEKIPNFDYNSNLKILKVTQNGAIRWKSYYWVYLTAALKGKYVGIEDLGNGIWKVFYRDVFLGFFNETQLRNKEKSIRLETNLV
- a CDS encoding type II toxin-antitoxin system RelE/ParE family toxin gives rise to the protein MKVFLSELAETKLLKLSNFLLENWNLKVRNDFIKKLTSKIDQISEQPESCPQSSEFNGLFKCVVTKQTTFYYRINPDRNEIEIITVFDTRQNPNKLEKDIK